One Desulfonatronum thiosulfatophilum genomic region harbors:
- a CDS encoding ATP-binding protein, which yields MRFIRSMANLSQAELARSIGVSTQHVSRIELGQVSPSFSLLSTLCDVLQIAPVNFFLFPAGDDLLNPAHPDTKPSRPNRRNLLAWTGFWKIDLPEQKFTWSNSLFILMGYTPYSVKPTLRRFSGHVLPEDRGLFMERFDEILQGLPAQDLFFRFRRRQGGIRQALLRVDDLQPRTSSHREICACILDITEWHVLENALLQNKLQLEEHVRDRNLELSLAIEEYRKELDQHKKVEQELRITARSAAVIREAQRVSRLGIWEWDGYNTEIKACDLFHQILDLDPAPESEPEPRVSPTPPLGVRTVPVLRFQAAFSAREWDRLRETIRKSMAIHAPFELELEVVRQDEERGYVLVQGSPGGHEHGKTVFIGTLRDMTEIMQREQGLREKISELDTFFSTAMDLLCIVSTEGYFQLLNPEWELVLGYPLKEITGRRLLDFVHPEDRTATSLAMRDLLADIKLTNFVNRIQTRDGGVRWLEWRACLANGLIHAAARDVTEVKLAQAEFAAAKQAAEAANKAKSDFLAHMSHEIRTPLSGIMGTLEMLMDSADDRSRDHMRMVMDAAHSLVGIINDILDLSKVEAGKLELSIVPVDIRQLIRSCLDIYELEVRKKGLKLESRIADTVPVWIQADELRLSQILRNLVSNAVKFTEQGALSVEVEVDEPTGDRPMLRLQVSDTGPGIDPEFLPRIFDAFAQAGSTRAKGHKGTGLGMPISKNLAEMMGGTIQVANNPAAGCTFTIQLPFSVAEDSLKASTSKMERPERKSGPRKTDNGAAGLPPLRILLVEDTETVQIFMRYILEKAGHFVQTASNGMEALDLMAEAPVQTPFDVILMDVRMPVLDGVETTRRIRRLESSAAGNSFRRRIPIIALTAHAMAEDHQTCIDAGMDAVVIKPLNRDSFFQILEDVVTRSEAEANFEYNLEPGSATAKPTPNPSALPMVNEVLGISQCDGDAALWYELLHRFIHTEAPNFRIALQNEFNNINFEELSCVAHKIKGIAAMLHLPRLLRDAATLEQMARKRKATLAADGIKNVLHSIAEIEDYVYVNHINT from the coding sequence TTGCGGTTTATACGCTCCATGGCGAACCTCAGCCAGGCCGAACTCGCCCGAAGCATCGGCGTGTCCACGCAACACGTCAGCCGGATCGAACTGGGGCAGGTTTCGCCGTCGTTTTCCCTGCTCTCCACCTTGTGCGACGTCCTGCAAATCGCTCCGGTGAACTTTTTCCTTTTCCCGGCTGGAGACGACCTCCTCAACCCCGCCCATCCGGACACCAAGCCATCCCGGCCCAACCGCAGGAATCTTCTGGCATGGACGGGTTTCTGGAAAATCGACCTTCCTGAACAGAAATTCACCTGGTCGAACTCTCTCTTCATTCTCATGGGCTATACTCCCTACTCGGTCAAACCAACCCTGCGCCGCTTCAGCGGCCATGTCCTTCCGGAGGACCGGGGCCTTTTCATGGAACGATTCGATGAAATCCTGCAAGGCCTCCCGGCACAGGATCTTTTCTTCCGGTTCCGCCGCCGGCAGGGCGGGATTCGGCAGGCCCTGCTCCGTGTCGACGACCTGCAGCCCCGGACGTCTTCGCACCGGGAGATCTGCGCCTGCATTCTGGACATTACAGAATGGCACGTTCTGGAAAATGCCCTGCTTCAGAACAAACTCCAACTGGAGGAACATGTTCGGGACAGGAACCTGGAACTGTCCCTGGCCATCGAGGAATACCGCAAGGAACTCGACCAGCACAAAAAGGTGGAACAGGAACTTCGCATCACCGCCCGTTCGGCTGCCGTCATTCGTGAGGCACAACGCGTTTCCCGACTCGGGATCTGGGAATGGGACGGCTACAATACGGAGATCAAGGCCTGCGACCTGTTTCACCAGATTCTGGATCTGGACCCGGCTCCGGAATCCGAACCGGAACCCCGAGTTTCACCGACGCCCCCCCTCGGGGTCCGAACCGTTCCAGTCCTGCGGTTTCAGGCGGCCTTTTCCGCACGGGAATGGGACCGCCTGCGCGAGACCATCCGGAAAAGCATGGCCATTCATGCCCCGTTTGAGCTGGAGCTTGAAGTCGTCCGGCAGGACGAGGAACGCGGATATGTTCTGGTCCAGGGCTCCCCAGGCGGCCATGAGCACGGAAAGACGGTTTTCATCGGCACCCTCAGAGATATGACGGAAATCATGCAACGCGAGCAAGGCCTGCGCGAAAAGATTTCCGAACTGGATACGTTTTTCAGCACTGCCATGGACCTGCTCTGTATTGTCTCCACAGAAGGCTATTTCCAGTTGCTGAACCCGGAGTGGGAACTGGTTCTTGGTTATCCGCTCAAGGAAATCACCGGAAGGCGATTGCTCGATTTCGTCCATCCCGAAGACCGGACGGCGACCAGTCTGGCCATGCGGGATCTGCTGGCGGACATCAAGCTCACAAACTTTGTGAACCGAATCCAGACCAGGGACGGTGGGGTTCGATGGCTGGAATGGCGGGCCTGCCTGGCAAACGGATTGATTCATGCCGCCGCAAGGGATGTGACGGAGGTCAAGCTGGCCCAGGCCGAATTCGCCGCCGCCAAGCAGGCCGCGGAAGCGGCCAACAAGGCCAAGAGTGATTTTCTGGCCCACATGAGCCATGAAATCCGCACCCCGCTGTCCGGGATCATGGGCACGCTGGAGATGCTCATGGACAGCGCCGACGACCGCTCCCGCGACCACATGCGCATGGTCATGGACGCAGCCCATTCCCTGGTCGGCATCATCAACGACATTCTTGACCTCTCCAAAGTCGAGGCGGGCAAACTGGAGCTGAGCATCGTCCCCGTGGACATCAGACAGCTCATCCGTTCCTGCCTGGACATCTACGAACTGGAGGTCCGGAAAAAAGGGCTAAAGCTGGAATCGCGAATTGCCGATACAGTACCTGTTTGGATACAGGCCGACGAATTGCGACTGTCCCAGATCCTGCGCAACCTTGTCAGCAATGCGGTCAAGTTCACGGAACAGGGAGCCCTGAGTGTTGAAGTCGAGGTTGACGAACCAACCGGCGATCGGCCCATGTTGCGCCTTCAGGTGTCGGATACCGGACCAGGAATTGATCCGGAGTTCCTGCCGCGCATTTTCGACGCCTTTGCCCAGGCCGGGTCCACCCGGGCCAAGGGACACAAGGGAACGGGCCTTGGAATGCCCATCAGCAAGAACCTGGCTGAAATGATGGGCGGAACAATCCAAGTCGCCAACAATCCCGCAGCCGGATGCACCTTCACAATTCAACTGCCCTTCTCCGTTGCTGAAGATTCCCTCAAGGCGTCGACCTCGAAGATGGAACGCCCGGAGCGGAAGTCCGGCCCCAGGAAAACGGACAACGGCGCAGCCGGACTGCCCCCGCTGCGCATTCTGCTGGTGGAAGACACGGAAACCGTGCAAATTTTCATGCGTTACATCCTGGAAAAGGCCGGCCATTTCGTGCAAACCGCGAGCAATGGAATGGAAGCGTTGGATTTGATGGCTGAAGCACCGGTGCAAACTCCCTTTGACGTGATTTTGATGGACGTTCGAATGCCGGTTCTGGATGGAGTGGAGACAACCCGGCGCATACGGCGTCTGGAAAGTTCGGCAGCGGGAAACAGTTTCCGGAGACGCATTCCCATAATCGCCCTGACGGCGCATGCCATGGCCGAAGATCACCAGACTTGCATAGACGCGGGAATGGATGCGGTGGTGATCAAACCACTGAACCGGGACTCCTTTTTTCAAATACTCGAGGACGTCGTAACCAGATCCGAAGCCGAGGCGAACTTCGAATACAATCTTGAGCCAGGATCTGCCACGGCGAAACCCACGCCGAATCCATCCGCTCTACCCATGGTGAACGAGGTTCTCGGCATCAGCCAATGTGACGGAGATGCGGCGCTTTGGTATGAGCTGCTGCATCGATTCATCCACACGGAAGCTCCCAACTTTCGTATCGCGTTACAAAACGAGTTCAATAATATCAATTTTGAGGAGCTGTCCTGCGTTGCCCACAAAATTAAAGGAATCGCAGCAATGCTGCATCTGCCCCGCTTGCTTCGAGATGCCGCGACGCTGGAACAAATGGCCCGGAAACGCAAAGCGACACTCGCCGCGGACGGCATCAAGAACGTTTTACATTCTATTGCCGAAATCGAAGACTACGTATATGTCAACCATATCAACACCTGA
- a CDS encoding methyl-accepting chemotaxis protein: MKNIRLGVKLVGGFAIVALIVFIVGAFGWWGAKNLTGHIEEVGTVQLPSIQTLMNIEKEYESLRVAQRTLLVPGLAPADMQRQFDILIRQRGDIAKLREEFEALPATAEETALWRQTTTALDAWRTVNDRFVEMARELQRTGISNPANLRANLQQFRGDHYALISNVNALITRGVQFDGGDDPTACNFGRWLANFRTENPRLLEILRRMPATHNPFHSSIGNIKQTIRAGDIETANQILANETIPMADETFARFYELIAIAQEAESIFDNMTQTAMVEVRERQAEALRLLTQVLELNERSTEESVSAAQTDAAQAQVVAIAGIIIGVILALALGIILTRAITNPVSRGVRFSEDLSAGELDAHLEVDQKDEIGVLGKAMQEMQTKLRQIVGEVKSASENVASGSEELSASAEQMSQGATEQAAAVEEVSSSMEQMTANIRQNADNAAQTEKIALKAAQDAQEGGKAVSQTVTAMKQIAEKISIIEEIARQTNLLALNAAIEAARAGDAGKGFAVVAAEVRKLAERSGSAASEISELSASSVEVAEQAGEMLVKIVPDIQRTAELIQEINAASREQSIGVEQINKAIQQLDQVIQQNASAAEEMASTSEELSSQAEELQATMAFFKMGGDSGVASRRIQKPRRTGNMLAGSRAAIAAKPAKPAKSQGFALDMGKEDDEFEKF; the protein is encoded by the coding sequence ATGAAGAACATTCGGCTCGGGGTTAAACTTGTCGGCGGATTTGCCATAGTGGCATTGATCGTTTTTATCGTGGGCGCTTTCGGATGGTGGGGCGCGAAGAATCTGACGGGTCATATCGAGGAGGTGGGCACGGTCCAGTTACCCAGCATCCAGACCCTAATGAACATCGAAAAGGAATATGAATCCCTGCGCGTGGCCCAGCGCACACTGCTGGTGCCGGGATTGGCCCCGGCGGATATGCAGCGGCAGTTCGACATCCTGATCCGCCAGCGCGGCGACATCGCGAAACTACGCGAGGAATTCGAAGCGCTCCCAGCCACGGCCGAGGAAACGGCCTTGTGGCGCCAGACAACGACTGCACTGGATGCCTGGCGGACAGTCAACGACCGCTTCGTCGAAATGGCCAGGGAGTTGCAACGCACCGGCATCAGCAATCCGGCCAACCTGCGGGCGAACCTGCAGCAGTTTCGCGGTGACCACTATGCCTTAATAAGTAATGTGAATGCGCTGATCACCCGCGGGGTGCAGTTCGACGGCGGGGACGATCCCACAGCCTGCAACTTCGGCCGCTGGCTGGCCAACTTCCGCACCGAAAACCCCCGTCTGCTGGAAATCCTGCGGCGCATGCCCGCAACGCACAACCCGTTTCACAGCTCCATCGGGAACATCAAGCAAACGATCCGCGCAGGCGACATCGAGACCGCCAACCAAATCCTGGCCAATGAGACCATACCCATGGCCGACGAAACATTTGCCCGCTTCTACGAGCTGATCGCCATCGCCCAGGAAGCGGAATCCATTTTTGACAACATGACCCAGACGGCCATGGTCGAAGTGCGGGAGCGGCAAGCGGAAGCCCTCAGGCTGCTGACCCAGGTCCTGGAGTTAAACGAACGCTCCACCGAAGAGTCTGTATCCGCTGCCCAGACTGATGCGGCCCAGGCCCAGGTCGTGGCCATCGCCGGCATTATCATCGGAGTCATCCTGGCACTGGCTCTGGGCATCATCTTGACCCGGGCCATCACTAACCCGGTTTCCAGGGGCGTACGCTTCTCCGAAGACCTTTCCGCGGGTGAACTGGACGCGCATTTGGAAGTTGATCAGAAGGACGAGATCGGCGTTCTGGGTAAGGCCATGCAGGAAATGCAGACAAAACTGCGTCAGATCGTCGGCGAGGTGAAATCGGCCTCGGAAAATGTGGCCTCCGGCAGCGAGGAGTTGTCCGCCTCCGCGGAACAGATGTCCCAGGGCGCCACGGAGCAGGCCGCGGCCGTGGAGGAAGTTTCTTCCAGCATGGAGCAGATGACAGCCAACATTCGCCAGAACGCGGACAACGCAGCCCAGACGGAAAAGATCGCCCTGAAGGCGGCCCAGGATGCTCAGGAAGGCGGCAAGGCCGTGTCCCAGACCGTGACGGCCATGAAACAGATCGCCGAAAAGATTTCCATTATCGAGGAAATCGCCCGCCAGACCAATCTCCTGGCCCTAAACGCGGCCATCGAGGCGGCTCGGGCCGGGGACGCGGGCAAGGGCTTTGCCGTGGTGGCCGCAGAAGTGCGCAAGCTGGCTGAGCGCAGCGGTTCCGCGGCCTCGGAAATCAGCGAGCTGTCCGCATCCAGCGTAGAGGTGGCGGAGCAGGCCGGAGAGATGCTGGTCAAGATCGTGCCGGACATCCAGCGAACGGCCGAACTGATCCAGGAAATCAACGCCGCCAGCCGGGAGCAGAGCATCGGCGTGGAGCAGATCAACAAGGCCATCCAGCAACTGGATCAGGTCATCCAGCAGAACGCCTCGGCCGCCGAGGAAATGGCCTCCACGTCCGAGGAACTTTCCAGCCAGGCCGAGGAACTCCAGGCCACCATGGCTTTCTTCAAGATGGGCGGCGATTCCGGGGTTGCCTCCCGCCGCATCCAGAAACCGCGCAGGACCGGAAACATGCTCGCCGGCTCACGTGCGGCGATTGCGGCCAAGCCCGCAAAACCGGCCAAGTCCCAGGGATTTGCCTTGGATATGGGCAAGGAAGACGACGAATTCGAGAAGTTCTAG
- a CDS encoding chemotaxis protein CheW yields the protein MNEKFSTTLNQYLTFTLDKELYAMDIAKVREVLEYTDITRVPRTPDFLRGVINVRGRAVPVVDMRLKFGMTRTEETVNTCIIIVEVDVDGENTILGALADSVQEVFDLEPDQIEPAPRLGTRIKTEFIEGMGKNGEQFIIILNIDKIFSAEELAIVKDVEETA from the coding sequence ATGAATGAAAAATTCAGTACGACGTTGAACCAGTACCTGACCTTCACCCTGGACAAGGAACTCTATGCCATGGACATCGCCAAGGTCCGGGAGGTTCTGGAATACACGGACATCACGCGGGTCCCGCGCACGCCGGATTTTCTGCGGGGGGTAATTAATGTCCGGGGCCGAGCCGTGCCCGTGGTGGACATGCGGCTCAAGTTCGGCATGACCAGAACCGAAGAGACCGTGAATACCTGCATCATCATCGTGGAAGTGGATGTGGACGGCGAAAACACCATCCTGGGCGCTCTGGCCGACTCGGTCCAGGAAGTCTTCGACCTGGAACCGGATCAGATAGAACCGGCCCCCCGCCTGGGCACCCGCATCAAGACCGAATTCATCGAGGGCATGGGTAAGAACGGGGAGCAATTCATCATCATCCTGAACATCGACAAGATCTTTTCCGCCGAGGAACTGGCCATCGTCAAGGACGTGGAGGAAACGGCCTGA